In Lycium ferocissimum isolate CSIRO_LF1 chromosome 11, AGI_CSIRO_Lferr_CH_V1, whole genome shotgun sequence, a single genomic region encodes these proteins:
- the LOC132036664 gene encoding mitochondrial ATP-independent inner membrane protease subunit 1a, whose translation MRLLHYLSQWKSKAKDGFQQSLLIAKFLCLLHVTNNYICSPVMVYGPSMLPTLNLTGDVLLAEHVSPLLDKVGPGDVVLVRSPDNPKKTVTKRIVGMEGDTVTFLADPSRSDRYVTLKVPKGHVWIQGDNIYASKDSRQLGPIPCGLILGKVLCRVWPPEGFGSL comes from the exons ATGAGACTGCTTCACTACTTGAGTCAATGGAAATCCAAAGCCAAAGACGGATTTCAGCAATCACTTCTTATTGCCAAATTCCTCTGCTTATTACACGTCACCAACAATTACATTTGCTCTCCTGTAATG GTGTACGGTCCGAGTATGTTACCGACCTTAAATCTTACCGGAGATGTTTTGTTGGCTGAACACGTGTCACCGTTGTTGGATAAGGTGGGACCTGGAGATGTAGTTCTTGTTCGGTCACCTGATAACCCTAAAAAGACTGTAACTAAACGTATTGTTGGTATGGAAGGTGATACTGTTACTTTTTTAGCTGACCCTTCAAGAAGTGACCGATATGTTACATTAAAG GTTCCGAAGGGACATGTTTGGATTCAGGGAGATAACATTTATGCTTCTAAGGATTCACGGCAACTGGGGCCAATACCTTGTGGCCTTATCCTGGGAAAAGTTTTATGTAGA GTGTGGCCGCCAGAGGGCTTTGGTTCGTTATGA